A window of Myxococcales bacterium genomic DNA:
CGGCGCCTCGGCTGGGGCGTCGTGCACCGCGTCGGGACCAAGCTGGTCCACGTGGCCCACGACGTGATTCACGCGCCCGAGACGCTGACGCTCGGCGAGCGACTCGTGATCCTGGAGCGTGAGCTCGTGCGCGTGGTCGAGGCCCACGAGGTCGACGCGGCGAGCATCGAGGCGCTCTTCTTCGCGAAGGACGCGCAGGCGGCGGCCAAGCTCGGGCACGCGCGCGGGGTCGCCCTGTTGGTATGCGCGCGCGCCGGTCTAGCGACGTTCGAGTATCCGCCGGCCCGGGTGAAGCGCACCACGACGGGGCACGGCCGCGCCGACAAGAAGCAGGTCGCCGAGATGATGCGCGTGGTGCTCGGTCTCGGTCACGCGCCTCCGAGCGACGCGGCCGACGCCCTGGCGCTTGCGGTGACGCACCTTCAGTCGATGCCCATCTTCGTCGCCCGCCCGCCGGCCCCGCGCCTCAACCGCTAGCGGCGGCGGGTATTCCCAGAAGTTCGCGCCAATCCGGGCACTTGCACCTTTGCTTGCTCTTGCCGGGATTCACGTCTAACCCTCATTCCACCATGCGCGCCCATCTTGCCTTCAGCGTTCTGGTTGCCTGCGTCGCTTCCGCCGGCCTTTTCACGCCCACCGTCTCTCGCGCACAAGACGGAGGCGGCCGCGCTCCCGAAGCCGCGCCGCCGGCGCCGCCACCGGCCAACGTCGACGACGCCGTGAGCCGCGTGCAGAAGTTCTACGACCAGTCGACGACCTTCCAGAGCGACTTCGTCCAGGAGTTCGTGGTGAAGGCCTACAAGGCCACCAAGTCGTCGGCGGGCACAGTCACCTTCTCGAAGCCCGGCCGCATGGATTGGGTCTACACGAACCCGAAAGACAACCGGGTCGTGTCCGACGGCAACGAGCTGAAGGTCTACGACGCCGCCAACAAGCAGCTCTACCAGCAGCAGGTCGACAAGTCGCAGTACCCCGCGGCGCTCGCCTTCCTAACGGGCCAGGGCAAACTCGCCGATCACTTCAACTTCGAGCTTCACCAGGGCGCCGCCGCCAACTTCAGCGGTGGCTTCGTGCTCGCGGGCACGCCGAAGCAACCTCATCCCGCTTACAGCAAGGTCTTCTTCTACGTCGACGCGGCGACGTCGCAGGTGCGCCGCGTGCTCATCGTCGACGGCCAAGGCAACAAGAACCGCTTCGACTTCACCACGCCGCGCGTGAACCTCCCCGTCAGCGAGCAGCGCTTCAAGTTCACGCCGCCGGCCGGCACCACCGTCGTCAAGCCCTAATCTTCGTCCCTCGCCGGCGCCGCCGACGGCGCGCGGAGCCGAGCCCCCTCGTGTCCTCACGCTTTCGAACCGACGATCCCAAGCGCCGCCGTCAGGGCGCGCCGCCGCCGCGCGAAGCAAGGCAGCCCGTCGTCACCGGGAGCGTCGTCAGCGGCGGTTCCAGCGACCGCCAGCCGGGAGCGCGACGCTCGCTCACGCACGTGGGCGGAGTCGTGGAGACCGGCGGCGACGCGAAGCGCGCGGAGATGCTGTCGCGCGCACTGCAGGTAGCCGGCGCCCTCGACGTCGCTGACGGTGATGGCGGACGCGACGGGGAAGCCGCCACGCGCGCGCACGTGCACGGCTTTCACACCTACCCCGCGCGGCTTCATCCCGACACGGCGTCGCGCCTCGTCCGGGACTTTGCGCCCGCTGGCGGCCGCGTGCTCGATCCCTTTTGCGGCTCGGGCACCGTGCTCGTCGAAGGAATGCTCGCGGGCCGGAACGTCGTCGGCACCGATCTCAACCCGATCGCGGTGCTCCTCGCGCGCCTTAAGAGCGCGCCTCAATCGGAGGACGAAGCCGCTCGCATCATGAGCGCAGCGCGCGGCGCCGCCGCGTCGGCCGACGCGCGCCGCCAGGCTCGCGCGGGAGCCACGAGGCGACTGCCCGCGGAGGACGTCGAGCTCTTCGATCCGCACGTGCTCCTCGAGCTCGACAGCCTACGCGCCGCCATCGAAGGCGAGCCCGCCGGCGTCGTGCGCGACGCGCTCTTCGCCGTCTTGGCCGCGCTGCTCGTGAAGGTCAGCAAGAAGCGCGGCGACACGGCCACGGGAAACCAAGGCAAGCGCATCGCCAGCGGCTTCGTCTCGCGCTTCTTCGTCAAGAAGGCCGACGATCTCACGACGCGGCGACGCGACCTTGTCGCGCTCCTTCCTAAGCCGCCGCCGCGCTCCGAGGTCCGCATCGACGACGCCGCCGAGCTGCGAAGTGTGCCAGCGGGAAGCATCGACGCCATCATCAGCTCGCCGCCGTACGCCGCTACCTACGACTACCTCGAGCATCATGCGCTTCGCCTTCGCTGGCTCGGTCTCGACGAGCGCCCGCTCGCGCGGCGCGAGTTCGGCGCGCGGCGCTCGTACGTTCGCCTCGATCCCGACGCGGCCAACGCGAAGTGGCAGGGCGAGCTCTCCGCGTTCCTCCGCGCGGCCCGCCGCGTCGTGCGGCCCGGCGGATGCGTCGTCTTGGTGCTGGGCGACTCGGCCATCCGCGCGCCGCGCGGCGGAGCCATCGCGCTTCGGGCCGAGGACGTCGTCGCCGCCGCTGCGCGCGACGTGGGCCTCGTGCCCCTGGCCCGGGCCTCGCAGCCGCGGCCGCATTTTCACGGCCCCACGTTGAGCGCCTTTCGTTCGCGCGCTCGCCACGAGCACGCCCTTTTGCTCGGACGCGACCGCGAGTAGGCTGCGGGGCCCCGGACGCGGGGGACGCCCGCCCTCGAGGAGTTTCATGCCGACCGTCGTGTTCGAAGCCAAAGGCGCCAAGTCCGTCACCGTCGAAGCGCCGGAGGGCGGAGCGTTGGGCGACATGTGCGATCGCTCGGACGCGCCGATCCCGTTCTCTTGCCGGAGCGCAAACTGCGGCACCTGCCGCGTGGCCATCGAAGAAGGCGCCGAGCTCCTCCTGCCCCCCGAAGACGAGGAGCTCGACATCCTCGACGTCTTCAACGTGACGCCCGATAGGCATCGCCTCGCGTGCCAGGCAAAGACGCGAGCGGGAGCCGGTAGGCTGCGCCTCCGCGCCGTCGAAGACGACGAGTGACGCTTGCGCGACACTTGGGTGACGGCCGAAAGCGGCCCAAGCACGCAAAAAGATAGGGAACTGCGCTCCGCCAGGTGACTCTGCTCCGGCGCGTGCTATTCCGTCCTCCGCCAGGCGAAGTTCCGCGCGCGCCAGTCGTTGACGTCGCGGGGAAAGCATGGCTCTTTGCGCCCGCTAGTCGGGGGCCACCAGGAGGCACGGAATGAAGCGGAAGAGTCTTGCTTGGGTGTTGGTCGGCGGCGCGGCGTTTGGCCTCGCGGCGATGGATCTCGCGGCCTGTTCGTCGACGAGCACGGGAACGGGGCTCCCCTCCGGCGCCACGGAAACCGACGGCGCTACTGGTAAGGATGGCAGCAGCGCCACAGGCGAAGGCGGCACCACGAAGACCGACGGCGGCGGCGGCAGCACGGACGCGGGCAAGGAGTGCGGTACGCCCGATGAGCTCCGGCCCCGCCCGAAGGACGACGCAGGCAACCCGTTCAAGAACTTCCTCTGCCCCTTCAGCGCCCCGGCGGGCCAGAAGTGGGACTACTGCGACAGCGGCACGCACTGCTGCGTTCCTCCGGCCAACGCCGGCCTCGAGTCGACGTGTGAAGCAACCTGCCCGACGGCCGCTGACGGCGGCCCCTTCGACGGTCGCGACATCGAGTGCCTCGACCCGATCGACTGCTCGGGCGGCAAGATCTGCTGCGGCATCGGTCAGATGCTTCAAGACCCCGTGTGCTTGAACCGCTTCGGCAAGGGCTTCCGCGGCACCAAGTGCGCGGCGTCCTGCGACGACAGCGCGGGCGAGTTCACCTTGTGCCAGCAGGCGTCGCACTGCAGCGGCGGCAAGACCTGCGAGCCGGGCTCGGCTTCCGGCGCGGACTTCGGCGTCTGCCTCTGAGCCGCTGAGCGAACCGACAAAGTGCGGACGGGCGACGTCGAGAGACGCCGCCCGTTTTGCGCTTTGTGCCGCGTTCGTCAGCGCCGCCGCGTCAGACCGATCAGAACGGGTAGAGAAACTCGCCGGTGCTCACGCCCTTTCCGAGGGCCGGGTTGTCGGCGTCCCGCGTGAAGGCGTACACGGTGAAGCGGCCCGCCGAAAATGCCATGCACTGGGTCACGAGGCTCGCGTCGACGCGGGACGGGTAGCAGGGGCGAGTCGTTCCGCTCTCGGTGATGATCCCGCGCCCGCCCTCGAAGACGTCGATGCGCTTGCCGGTGGCGTTCGTGACCAAA
This region includes:
- a CDS encoding outer membrane lipoprotein carrier protein LolA: MRAHLAFSVLVACVASAGLFTPTVSRAQDGGGRAPEAAPPAPPPANVDDAVSRVQKFYDQSTTFQSDFVQEFVVKAYKATKSSAGTVTFSKPGRMDWVYTNPKDNRVVSDGNELKVYDAANKQLYQQQVDKSQYPAALAFLTGQGKLADHFNFELHQGAAANFSGGFVLAGTPKQPHPAYSKVFFYVDAATSQVRRVLIVDGQGNKNRFDFTTPRVNLPVSEQRFKFTPPAGTTVVKP
- the ruvC gene encoding crossover junction endodeoxyribonuclease RuvC; translated protein: MTPIPGGPRPVAASARPTRVLGIDPGTRRLGWGVVHRVGTKLVHVAHDVIHAPETLTLGERLVILERELVRVVEAHEVDAASIEALFFAKDAQAAAKLGHARGVALLVCARAGLATFEYPPARVKRTTTGHGRADKKQVAEMMRVVLGLGHAPPSDAADALALAVTHLQSMPIFVARPPAPRLNR
- a CDS encoding (2Fe-2S)-binding protein, yielding MPTVVFEAKGAKSVTVEAPEGGALGDMCDRSDAPIPFSCRSANCGTCRVAIEEGAELLLPPEDEELDILDVFNVTPDRHRLACQAKTRAGAGRLRLRAVEDDE